The region CGGGCGGCTCGCGCATGGCCCGCGGCGATGTGCGCGCGGCGGTCATCTCGCTGCTCGCCGAGCGCCCGATGCACGGCTACCAGATCATCAGCGAGATCAGCGAGCGCTCGGGCGGCGCATGGAAGCCCAGCGCCGGCTCGGTCTATCCGACCCTGCAGCTGCTCGCCGACGAGGGCATGATCACCGCCACCGAGCAGGGCGGTCGCAAGACCTACTCGCTGACGGATGCAGGCATCGCCGAGTCCGAGGAGCTCGCGGCGAAGCCCGCGCCGTGGGAGGGTGCAGGTCAGCGCAGCAGCACCGGCTCGGGTCATCTCGGCGGCCTGCCGAAGGCCGGGATGGAGCTCGCCAGCGCTGCCGCGCAGCTCGGTCGCACCGGCACTCCCGAGCAGGTGAAGGAGGGCGTCGAGATCCTCGAAGACGCCCGGCGTAGGCTGTACGCGATCCTCGCCGAGGGGTGATCCCGCACTCAGGGGGTTCTGTGCACCAGGCTCGCTATCGCCGCATCCTGCGCTTCGCCGCGCGTGCGTTCGCGCAGATCTGGTGGTTCGAGCTGGTGCTGCCGCGCCTCGGCCTCGGCCGGGTCGCGGATCGCACCCGGGATGCCAGGATGCTGCGCCTCGCGCGCCGCTTCCGCGGCCTCGCCGTCGAGCTCGGCGGCCTCATGATCAAGGTCGGGCAGTTCATGTCCTCGCGTCTTGACGTGCTCCCACCGGAGATCACCGCCGAGCTCGCGGGGCTGCAGGATGAGGTGCCCGCCGAGCGGTTCGACGACATCAGGGCGGCCGCAGAGGCCGAACTGGGGATGCCGCTCTCGCACGCGTTCGCCTCGTTCGATCCGGCGCCTGTCGCTGCGGCATCCCTCGGTCAGGCGCACCGCGCCACCCTCTCGCCCACCGACGCCGCCGACACCGGACTCGACCGGGTGATCGTGAAGGTGCAGCGGCCGGGGATCGACGAGATCGTCGCCGTCGACCTCGCAGCCCTGCGGCGGGTGGCCAGGTGGGCGCAGCGCGTGCGCGCCGTCTCGTCGCGGGTCGACGCACCCGCCTTGGTCGAGGAGTTCGCCGAGACCTGTCACGAGGAGATCGACTACCTGCACGAAGCTGCGAGCGCCGAGCGCTTCGCCTCGGATTTCGCCGATGACGCCCGGGTCTCGGCGCCGGCGGTCGTCTGGGAGCGCTCCACGCGCCGCGTGCTCACGCTCGAAGACGTCACCGCGATCAAGATCAGCGACACGGTCGCGCTGCGCGCCGCAGGCATCGACCCCGCTGAGGTCGCGCAGGTCTTCGCGCAGGTCATGCTCGACCAGGTGTTCACGCACTCGTTCGTGCACGCCGACCCGCATCCGGGCAACATCTTCGTGACGCCCTCCGCGGATGGCGGATGGCGACTGACGTTCATCGACTTCGGGATGATGGCCGAGGTTCCTGACACGATCCGCGCCGGACTGCGCACTCTGGTGATCGCCGTCGCCTCGCGCGACAGTCACGGCCTGATCGTCGCTGCGCAGCAGATCGGCGTGCTGCTGCCGTCGGCGCAGACGGCAGAGCTCGAACGTGCGCTGACCATGCTGTTCGCGCGGTTCGGCGGCATGGGGTTCAACGAGCTGCGCGATGTCGATCCGCGGGAGTTCCAGGATTTCGCGCGGGAGTTCGGCGACACGGTGCGGGCGCTGCCCGTGCAGTTCCCCGAGAAGATGCTGCTGCTCATGCGCGCCGTGTCGCTGACCTCAGGCATGTGCAGCGCCCTCGATCCGACGTTCAACATCTGGGAGCCTGTCGAGCCGTACGCGACCAAGCTGCTGC is a window of Microbacterium esteraromaticum DNA encoding:
- a CDS encoding PadR family transcriptional regulator produces the protein MNGSFPSSGFTFGSSNGAGNPLAGVWEAVEQLRNGFEQRTGGSRMARGDVRAAVISLLAERPMHGYQIISEISERSGGAWKPSAGSVYPTLQLLADEGMITATEQGGRKTYSLTDAGIAESEELAAKPAPWEGAGQRSSTGSGHLGGLPKAGMELASAAAQLGRTGTPEQVKEGVEILEDARRRLYAILAEG
- a CDS encoding ABC1 kinase family protein, producing the protein MHQARYRRILRFAARAFAQIWWFELVLPRLGLGRVADRTRDARMLRLARRFRGLAVELGGLMIKVGQFMSSRLDVLPPEITAELAGLQDEVPAERFDDIRAAAEAELGMPLSHAFASFDPAPVAAASLGQAHRATLSPTDAADTGLDRVIVKVQRPGIDEIVAVDLAALRRVARWAQRVRAVSSRVDAPALVEEFAETCHEEIDYLHEAASAERFASDFADDARVSAPAVVWERSTRRVLTLEDVTAIKISDTVALRAAGIDPAEVAQVFAQVMLDQVFTHSFVHADPHPGNIFVTPSADGGWRLTFIDFGMMAEVPDTIRAGLRTLVIAVASRDSHGLIVAAQQIGVLLPSAQTAELERALTMLFARFGGMGFNELRDVDPREFQDFAREFGDTVRALPVQFPEKMLLLMRAVSLTSGMCSALDPTFNIWEPVEPYATKLLRDESGGMLRDLGAQSMTNMSTLWRLPARVDAALNRLDSGSLTFDISSLELRLDRIIRVAYRAVSAVLFGGMLIGGVLLLEPASGWGVGLMCASVVPLLHAVFGRR